GGAAAGAATTAATATACACTCTACTGATTGATCCTACTGAACCACTACCCACTCTCAACATTGACTAGTTTCCTGTTTCAGCTGGTTTGAACAGCGAACTTCCCTACCATTTCTTTAATGTGAGAGAGAGTCCATCTATTGTACTACCCCTGGATCCAGTACCCTAAGTGTGACGGTAGACAAGAAAGCATATCAGCCAGAAAACCTGAAATGCATTCaagtcttaaaaaaaaaaaggatcttGTTGCATCCATGCATTGcttcttcattttctctttCTGTTACAAATTAAGGAGAAAAGGAGAACAATTCATATATGTTAATTCCAAGACAACCAAAAACCTGCAAGGAATCTGTGGTTTTCTGCCAAATCAATTGAATGAGCAGACTCATCCGCAAGTTAATGTTCTAGAAGAGCTATAGGCTTGAGCTTGACTAACATGTTTGCTGAGAAACCCAGGTTCCAACAGACGCAAACAACTAAAGTCTAAGGACAAATATAGACAACACAAAATTCAAATGCAAAGCCCAAGCATATAATATATCACATCCACAGCTTCCTTGAGTGTGACTATGGCAAGTATAAGCAAATAGAgttaaaattaatgaaagtattttaaagaaaaatagcaTTAACTTCAAAAGGAATAGAAAACTTTTACCTCACGAATCCATTATTATCAATATCAGCAGCAAGAAATTGAGCAACAGTCATATCCTGATCAAGCACCCATTTTGCCATTTTCCGATGACGTTTATCTATTCTGGCCTCAGCTAAGTAGAGAAAGGCTCGAGCAACTGCAAGTGTAGACACAAGCAACCAAATGGATGCAAAGATACGACCGGTCATTGATTGGAATGCCCTATCACCATACCCGACAGTGGTAACAGACATAACTGACAAATAAAATGCATCTATCCACCCAAGCTTCTCAACAAAATGCATAACAGCAACCCCAACCCCAATACAAAGAACCACAACACCCAATGCCAGTGCCACCTTCATTCTTATCCTCATCCTCCCCTTCTTCACATCAATTATATAAGACCTAGCATCATGTGATTTCCCACTCTTAATACTCCTTAACAAGTAGTTCTCTTGCAAATCAAGCACATAACTAACCATCCCACTAAGCAAAATATCAATAAAACCAAATCCCACAAGCACAAACAAGATAGAGAACAACTTAGTAGGTGTACTATCAGGAGTTATATCACCATAACCAATAGTACACATAGtaacaatacaaaaatacaaagcATCAACAATGGGGTGAGTTTCAGTAGCTTTAAAATGATCCTTAAAGCAAGAATATATCGCCACCCCAAGTGTCAAGTAAAGTATCAAAAGCACAACCCCTTGTCCAACAATTGAAATTTTCCCAAATTGGGGTGGCTTAGAAACAGTTGAATGTtcaaaatcatttataacagCCATTGCTGGTGCTGTTTTAGACCTATGAAGATTGCTCTTCGTCCAAGAAGGGTAATTTGGGTCAATCAACCAAGAATTCTGATTATCAGCTGTTTCAAGATTTGTTGAAGATGAACAAGCAGGAGGGTCTGGAGATATTAAGTTCAAGGTCAAAGCATCAATAGCAGTTGCAGAAGCTTCAGCGGGTCCAAATATAATCCGTTCTTTGAGTTCAGAAGGGGTAAGAGGGACAGAAACAGGAGGGATTGAAATTTCATCGTGTTCAGGTAAAGGGCAGAGGGAAATAGGAGATGGGTATGTGAGGGATGATACTTTGGGGCTGAGATATGAAGGAAGGAGTGGCTCTTTCTCCATCTGGGTCTCGCCGGAAAACAGCTAATTGGCCGGTCGGAATACCAGAAACTGGGAGGCAGTTCTTGAAATTATGGGCTATGGAATGGAACAGACCAAAGAAGAGAAACAGGAAAAGGTCTTGTTTGGctacaaaataaagaataacaCATTAATTAATGGATAGATTAATGTTAATTAATCATAGTACTAATCAATAGTGCTTgacttgaattttataaatgtattatgAAATTGTTTCGCAGCTGgataagaaataattattattcgtATTAAGTTTTGGGTAACTTATACGATgtttgatgataaaaagaaaataagttattgatatatataattgatatggcgtttagttaatatttataaaatttctataattaatatatgtaaaaattagaAATGAACTTATGCATTGCAGTAATTATTTGTAGA
This window of the Solanum pennellii chromosome 2, SPENNV200 genome carries:
- the LOC107008876 gene encoding two-pore potassium channel 3-like; amino-acid sequence: MEKEPLLPSYLSPKVSSLTYPSPISLCPLPEHDEISIPPVSVPLTPSELKERIIFGPAEASATAIDALTLNLISPDPPACSSSTNLETADNQNSWLIDPNYPSWTKSNLHRSKTAPAMAVINDFEHSTVSKPPQFGKISIVGQGVVLLILYLTLGVAIYSCFKDHFKATETHPIVDALYFCIVTMCTIGYGDITPDSTPTKLFSILFVLVGFGFIDILLSGMVSYVLDLQENYLLRSIKSGKSHDARSYIIDVKKGRMRIRMKVALALGVVVLCIGVGVAVMHFVEKLGWIDAFYLSVMSVTTVGYGDRAFQSMTGRIFASIWLLVSTLAVARAFLYLAEARIDKRHRKMAKWVLDQDMTVAQFLAADIDNNGFVSKSEYVIYKLKEMGKITEKDVMLICKQFERLDSGNCGRITLGDLMEHHH